The Neomonachus schauinslandi chromosome 11, ASM220157v2, whole genome shotgun sequence genome contains a region encoding:
- the EIF4G2 gene encoding eukaryotic translation initiation factor 4 gamma 2 gives MALRTAVAVRRNRAWPFLGEGFSFLPTSSLPTPSINIILLKILRCQAAKVESAIAEGGASRFSASSGGGGSRGAPQHYPKTAGNSEFLGKTPGQNAQKWIPARSTRRDDNSAANNSANEKERHDAIFRKVRGILNKLTPEKFDKLCLELLNVGVESKLILKGVILLIVDKALEEPKYSSLYAQLCLRLAEDAPNFDGPAAEGQPGQKQSTTFRRLLISKLQDEFENRTRNVDVYDKRENPLLPEEEEQRAIAKIKMLGNIKFIGELGKLDLIHESILHKCIKTLLEKKKRVQLKDMGEDLECLCQIMRTVGPRLDHERAKSLMDQYFARMCSLMLSKELPARIRFLLQDTVELREHHWVPRKAFLDNGPKTINQIRQDAVKDLGVFIPAPMAQGMRSDFFLEGPFMPPRMKMDRDPLGGLADMFGQMPGSGIGTGPGVIQDRFSPTMGRHRSNQLFNGHGGHIMPPTQSQFGEMGGKFMKSQGLSQLYHNQSQGLLSQLQGQSKDMPPRFSKKGQLNADEISLRPAQSFLMNKNQVPKLQPQITMIPPSAQPPRTQTPPLGQTPQLGLKTNPPLIQEKPAKTSKKPPPSKEELLKLTETVVTEYLNSGNANEAVSGVREMRAPKHFLPEMLSKVIILSLDRSDEDKEKASSLISLLKQEGIATSDNFMQAFLNVLDQCPKLEVDIPLVKSYLAQFAARAIISELVSISELAQPLESGTHFPLFLLCLQQLAKLQDREWLTELFQQSKVNMQKMLPEIDQNKDRMLEILEGKGLSFLFPLLKLEKELLKQIKLDPSPQTIYKWIKDNISPKLHVDKGFVNILMTSFLQYISSEVNPPSDETDSSSAPSKEQLEQEKQLLLSFKPVMQKFLHDHVDLQVSALYALQVHCYHSNFPKGMLLRFFVHFYDMEIIEEEAFLAWKEDITQEFPGKGKALFQVNQWLTWLETAEEEESEEEAD, from the exons ATGGCTTTGCGCACTGCGGTGGCAGTGCGCCGCAACCGAGCTTGGCCCT TTCTCGGTGAAG GTTTTTCATTTCTCCcaacctcttccctccccaccccatccattaatattattcttttgaagaTTCTTCGTTGTCAAGCCGCCAAAGTGGAGAGTGCGATCGCAGAAGGGGGTGCTTCTCGTTTCAG tgcttCTTCGGGCGGAGGAGGAAGTAGGGGTGCACCTCAGCACTATCCCAAGACTGCTGGCAACAG CGAGTTCCTGGGGAAAACCCCAGGGCAAAACGCTCAGAAATGGATTCCTGCACGAAGCACTAGACGAGATGACAACTCCGCAGCAAACAACTCCGCAAATGAAAAAGAACGACATGATGCAATCTTCAGGAAAGTAAGAGG CATACTAAATAAGCTTACTCCTGAAAAGTTTGACAAGCTATGCCTTGAGCTCCTCAATGTGGGTGTAGAGTCTAAACTCATCCTTAAAGGGGTCATACTGCTG ATTGTGGACAAAGCCCTAGAAGAGCCAAAGTATAGCTCACTGTATGCTCAGCTATGTCTGCGATTGGCAGAAGATGCACCAAACTTTGATGGCCCAGCAGCAGAGGGTCAACCAGGACAGAAGCAAAGCACA ACATTCAGACGCCTCCTAATTTCCAAATTACAAGATGAATTTGAAAACCGAACCAGAAATGTTGATG tttatgatAAGCGTGAAAATCCCCTCCTCCCcgaggaggaggaacagagagccATTGCTAAGATCAAGATGTTGGGGAACATCAAATTCATTGGAGAACTTGGAAAGCTTGATCTTATTCATGAATCTATCCTTCATAAGTGCATCAAAACA cttttggaaaagaagaagagagtcCAACTCAAAGATATGGGAGAGGATTTGGAGTGCCTCTGTCAGATAATGAGGACAGTGGGACCTAGATTAGACCATGAACGAGCTAAG tcCTTAATGGATCAGTACTTTGCCCGAATGTGCTCCTTGATGTTAAGTAAGGAATTGCCAGCAAGGATTCGTTTCCTGCTGCAG GATACCGTAGAGTTGCGAGAACACCATTGGGTTCCTCGCAAGGCTTTTCTTGACAATGGACCAAAGACGATCAATCAAATCCGTCAAGATGCAGTAAAA gatctaGGAGTGTTTATTCCTGCTCCTATGGCTCAAGGGATGAGAAGTGACTTCTTTCTGGAGGGACCGTTCATGCCACCCAGGATGAAAATGGATAGGGACCCACTTGGAGGACTTGCGGATATGTTTGGACAAATGCCAG GTAGCGGAATTGGTACTGGTCCAGGAGTTATCCAGGATAGATTTTCACCCACCATGGGGCGTCATCGTTCGAATCAACTCTTCAATGGCCATGGGGGACACATCATGCCTCCCACACAATCGCAGTTTGGAGAGATGGGAGGCAAGTTCATGAAAAGCCAG GGGCTAAGCCAGCTCTACCATAACCAGAGTCAGGGACTCTTATCCCAGCTGCAAGGACAGTCGAAGGATATGCCACCTCGGTTTTCTAAGAAAGGACAGCTTAATGCAGATGAG ATTAGTCTGAGGCCTGCTCAGTCGTTCCTAATGAATAAAAATCAAGTGCCAAAGCTTCAGCCCCAGATAACTATGATTCCTCCTAGTGCACAACCACCACGCACTCAAACACCGCCTCTGGGACAG acaCCTCAGCTTGGTCTCAAAACTAATCCACCACTTATCCAGGAAAAGCCTGCTAAGACCAGTAAAAAGCCACCACCATCAAAGGAAGAACTACTTAAACTAACT GAAACTGTTGTGACTGAATATCTGaatagtgggaatgcaaatgaaGCTGTCAGTGGTGTCCGAGAAATGAGGGCTCCTAAACACTTTCTTCCTGAGATGTTAAGCAAAGTAATTATCCTGTCACTAGATAGAAGTgatgaagataaagaaaaagcaagttcTTTGATCAGTTTGCTCAAACAGGAGGGGATAGCCACGAGTGACAACTTTATGCAG GCTTTCCTGAATGTATTGGACCAGTGCCCCAAACTGGAGGTTGACATCCCCTTGGTGAAATCCTATTTAGCACAGTTTGCAGCTCGTGCCATCATTTCAGAGCTGGTGAGCATTTCAGAACTAGCTCAACCACTGGAAAGTGGCacccattttcctctcttcttactTTGTCTTCAGCAATTAGCTAAATTACAAGATCGAGAATGGTTAACAGAACTTTTTCAACAAAGCAAGGTCAATATGCAGAAAATGCTCCCAG AAATTGATCAGAATAAGGACCGCATGTTGGAGATTTTGGAAGGAAAGGGACTGAGTTTCTTATTCCCACTTCTCAAATTGGAGAAGGAACTGTTAAAGCAAATAAAGTTGGATCCATCCCCTCAAACcatatataaatggattaaagataACATCTCCCCCAAACTTCATGTAGATAAAGGATTTGTGAACATCTTAATGACTAG CTTCTTACAGTATATTTCTAGTGAAGTAAACCCACCCAGTGATGAGACAgattcttcctctgctccttccaaaGAACAGTTAGAGCAGGAAAAACAACTGCTGCTTTCTTTCAAGCCAGTAATGCAGAAATTCCTTCATGATCACGTTGATCTGCAAGTCAGTGCCCTGTATGCTCTGCAGGTGCACTGCTACCACAGCAACTTCCCCAAAG GCATGTTACTCCGcttttttgttcacttttatGACATGGAAATTATTGAAGAAGAAGCTTTCTTGGCTTGGAAAGAAGATATAACCCAAGAGTTTCCTGGGAAAGGCAAGGCTTTATTCCAG GTGAATCAGTGGCTAACCTGGCTAGAAACTGCTGAAGAAGAGGAGTCCGAGGAAGAAGCTGACTAA